The Carassius auratus strain Wakin linkage group LG30F, ASM336829v1, whole genome shotgun sequence genome contains a region encoding:
- the LOC113067989 gene encoding pikachurin-like, which produces MFMRFKSTSKDGLLLWRGDSPMRANSDYLSLGLQDGALIFSYNLGSGAATVVINGTFSDGKWHRVKAVRDGQFGKLTVDDYGAKTGRSPGKMRQLNINGDLYIGGMKEIALHTNRQYMRGLVGCISHFTLATDYHLSLVDDAADGKNINTCTN; this is translated from the exons ATGTTCATGCGTTTTAAGAGCACATCTAAAGATGGTCTTTTACTGTGGCGGGGGGACAGTCCAATGAGAGCCAACAGTGACTACCTGTCTCTCGGCCTTCAAGACGGGGCGCTCATTTTCAG TTATAATCTTGGTAGCGGAGCTGCCACTGTGGTCATTAATGGCACATTTAGTGATGGCAAATGGCACAGAGTGAAGGCTGTCAG GGATGGACAGTTTGGTAAACTAACCGTTGATGATTATGGAGCTAAAACGGGCCGATCTCCTGGAAAGATGAGACAGCTGAACATCAATGGTGACCTTTACATTG GGGGGATGAAGGAGATCGCCTTGCACACTAACAGGCAGTACATGCGAGGTTTAGTGGGATGCATTTCTCATTTCACTCTGGCCACAGACTACCATCTGTCTCTGGTTGATGATGCAGCCGACGGCAAGAACATCAACACCTGCACCAACTGA